The following nucleotide sequence is from Nesterenkonia xinjiangensis.
AGGTGGAGGCCGCGCCCACCGACGAGGGGACCGTCCCCCACTGAGCCGAGCTGCTCCGCCGACCGGAACGTCCTGATCAGCCCGGTGCCGGTGCTCCTGTCACGCGTTGAACGCGCCTCTGCCGGCCGGTACATTGTGATGAGACCCGGGTCACGGCCTGTGACCGTCGGGTCTCACCGACGGACGGTTCCAGGACCGGCAAGGAGGCGTGATGGGCAGGGAGACATTCACCGGCGACGTCGCATTCGAGGTTCGAGGTCATCTCGGGATCATCACGCTGAACCGCCCCAAGGCGATGAACGCCCTGACCCAGCTGATGTGCGAGTCGGTGCACATCCAGCTGGAGGAGTGGGCCTCCGACGACGCCGTCGCCCAGGTCCTGGTCCGAGGCGCGGGGGAGCGGGGGCTCTGCGCCGGCGGTGACGTCATCGGTGTCTACCGCGACATGGTCGAGCATCAGGAGCGTGACGGCGGTCCGCTGCTGCCGGACGGGACTCCCGCCTACCGGGCGCATTTCGCCACCGAGGACTTCTGGGCGGTCGAGTACCGGATGAACCTGCTGATCGCGCAGTACCCCAAGCCGTACATCGCGCTGATGGACGGGCTGGTGCTGGGCGGCGGGATCGGGATCTCCGCCCATGGATCGCACCGGATCGTCACCGAGCGCACGAGGGCCGGCATGCCGGAGACCACCATCGGCTTCTGCCCTGACGTCGGAGGCTCCTACCTGTTGGGCCATGCGCCGCGGAAGGTGGGGCTGCACGCCGGAATGCTGGGCGCACACCTGGACGCCGCCGATGCGATCCACGCCGGCCTGGCGGACACCCGCATCGACTCAGCCTCCATCGATCGGCTGATCGCCGAGCTGACCAGCGGGTCGGCGGACGAGGTCCTTCCCCGGTTCGCCGTGGACCCCGGCGACTCCTCGCTGGGGGCGGCCGAGTGGATCAACCATGTGTACTCCGGCAATGACGTCGACATCATCCTGGCCCGCCTGGACGGGGTCGCCGGTGAGGTGCCTGAGGCCGCCGAGGCTGCGGCCGAGCTGCGTGCTCGGTCCCCGCTGTCGGTGCGCGTGGCCCACCGGGCGATCACCACGGCGGCCGAGCTCTCACTGCCCGGGGCTCTGATCCAGGAGTACACGGTGGGAATGCACATGCTGCGCTCCCACGACTTCCGGGAAGGCATCCGCGCCCAGCTGGTGGACAAGGACCGTAGCCCCTCCTGGAACCCGGCCCGCTTGGCCGACGTCGACGACGACCTGCTCGACCATTTCTTCACCCCGGTGCCCCACAAGATCTTGGAGCTGCCCCATGACTGATCCGACGTACACCACCATCAAGGTCTCCTCCGCCAAACGGGTCGGGAAGATCCAGCTGAACCGGCCGGCGGCGCTCAACGCGCTCAATGCCGAGACGATGGAGGAGGTGGTCACCACGGCCGTCGCCTTCGACGCCGACCCGGACATCGGGGCGATCCTCCTCTCCGGCTCGCAGAAGGCCTTCGCCGCGGGCGCGGACATCAAGGAGATGTCCGAGCAGTCCTTCACAGACATGTACGCCGCCGACTGGTTCCGCCGCTGGGAGGAGCTGACCCGGCTGCGCACCCCGGTGGTGGCCGCCGTCTCCGGCTACGCCCTCGGCGGCGGATGTGAGCTGGCGATGATGGCGGACATCATCATCGCCGGCACCAGCGCGAAGTTCGGTCAGCCGGAGATCAACCTGGGAGTGATCCCCGGCATGGGCGGCTCACAGCGACTGACCCGCTCCGTGGGGAAGGCCAAGGCGATGGACATGGTGCTCACCGGTCGGCACGTCGACGCGGAGGAGGCCGAGCGGATCGGCCTGGTCTCCCGCGTGGTGCCTGACGGAGAGCTCGACGCCGAGGCCAGGACGGTGGCCGAGCTGATCGCCTCGAAGTCGAAACCGGCAGCGCAGATGGCCAAGGAGGTCGTGGCGGCGGCTTTTGAGATGCCGCTGGCCAGCGGACTTCAGTTCGAACGCCGGATCTTCCACTCGTTGTTCGCCACCGAGGACCAGGCCGAGGGCATGGACGCCTTCGCGAACAAGCGCAAGCCCAGCTGGAAGCACCGGTAGCTCAGCCGGAATCATCCTTCCGACTGATCCGCGTCGCCGCCTTCGACCGGCGGCACTCTGCCGTGAGTCGGGCGCTCGGTGGTGCCGCCGTCGTGATTCCTCCTGGTGGCGCTAGTGTTCGGCCGTGGTACCGCGTGCGCGGGGCTCTGGAGCGAGGAGCTGGACAATCACACACCAGCAGGACGCTGGAGGGGAGAAGCATGACGCACGGACGTGAGCAGGCGGGAAGCACCGAGTGGCCGGAGGTCTACGGAAGCTTTCGGGAGCGTCCGGCCCGGGACTATGAGCTGGGCGCAGGGCTGAGGCTGCTGCGCGAGGTCAGCGTCGTGCTGGGGGCGTTGCCCGTGGTGCTGATCGCCTGGCACGCGATGAACAGCCCGGACCAGGTGCCGGTGCACTTCGGCTTCGACGGCACGGTGAATCGTGACGGTTCACCCTGGGAGCTGTTCTGGACCGCACTCCTCGTCTGGGTGACCTGTGTGCTCGGCATGGCGGTCCTCTCCCGCCACCCACGGCTGTTCAACTTCCCTCAGGTGCTCACCAGCGAGAACGTCCAGCGGCTCTACCGGCTGGGGGAGACCTCGCTGATCTGGCTGGCCTTCGCCGCAGCGCTCATGGTCTGGGGCATCGCCGGGTCTCTGGGGTACCCGACGTTCTGGCTGCTCTGGGTCGGTCTCGGGGTGATGACGGTCGCCGTGGTGCTGCTCGTCTGGCGGTCCGCCACCTCCTGAGGCGCTCAGGACATCCGTGGCGCAT
It contains:
- a CDS encoding DUF1648 domain-containing protein is translated as MTHGREQAGSTEWPEVYGSFRERPARDYELGAGLRLLREVSVVLGALPVVLIAWHAMNSPDQVPVHFGFDGTVNRDGSPWELFWTALLVWVTCVLGMAVLSRHPRLFNFPQVLTSENVQRLYRLGETSLIWLAFAAALMVWGIAGSLGYPTFWLLWVGLGVMTVAVVLLVWRSATS
- a CDS encoding enoyl-CoA hydratase, producing MTDPTYTTIKVSSAKRVGKIQLNRPAALNALNAETMEEVVTTAVAFDADPDIGAILLSGSQKAFAAGADIKEMSEQSFTDMYAADWFRRWEELTRLRTPVVAAVSGYALGGGCELAMMADIIIAGTSAKFGQPEINLGVIPGMGGSQRLTRSVGKAKAMDMVLTGRHVDAEEAERIGLVSRVVPDGELDAEARTVAELIASKSKPAAQMAKEVVAAAFEMPLASGLQFERRIFHSLFATEDQAEGMDAFANKRKPSWKHR
- a CDS encoding 3-hydroxyisobutyryl-CoA hydrolase, with translation MGRETFTGDVAFEVRGHLGIITLNRPKAMNALTQLMCESVHIQLEEWASDDAVAQVLVRGAGERGLCAGGDVIGVYRDMVEHQERDGGPLLPDGTPAYRAHFATEDFWAVEYRMNLLIAQYPKPYIALMDGLVLGGGIGISAHGSHRIVTERTRAGMPETTIGFCPDVGGSYLLGHAPRKVGLHAGMLGAHLDAADAIHAGLADTRIDSASIDRLIAELTSGSADEVLPRFAVDPGDSSLGAAEWINHVYSGNDVDIILARLDGVAGEVPEAAEAAAELRARSPLSVRVAHRAITTAAELSLPGALIQEYTVGMHMLRSHDFREGIRAQLVDKDRSPSWNPARLADVDDDLLDHFFTPVPHKILELPHD